One genomic window of Tenacibaculum tangerinum includes the following:
- a CDS encoding aryl-sulfate sulfotransferase → MKKLTVLFYLLISLYSCTKDETPTEEEVSVTDEIKVYQKNKLNDDLVLITQANTNEASIIRKDGSVFHKWNFSHNTGNDIHLEDNGKLLALLKTDNDFINFGGYGGQIQIINPDSSIEWKFEYSTNEYNLHHDIEMLPNGNIIALLWERKTLEMAVENGYNGDDDIFIESVIEINPITDEIVWKWSSWNHIIQEHDNTKKNFGAISKNPQRININHNNFSHGDIMHANAIEYDAKNDLIFISVNFYNEVWVIDHSTSTEEAASSTGGNYNKGGDLVYRFGNPSAFESTNQRLFHNNHHCNIIEDGLPGAGNLLIFNNGNNDKQSVVYELEIPATFDFKTNPTVVWSYTDPSLHSAKVSGAKRTKNGNTIITEGDFGYWEVTKNKELVWQYVKGGFYWRGYPYEYDSDAIKNLTK, encoded by the coding sequence ATGAAAAAGCTAACAGTTTTATTCTACCTTTTAATTTCTTTATACTCATGCACAAAAGATGAAACACCAACCGAAGAGGAAGTCTCTGTGACAGATGAAATTAAAGTATACCAAAAAAATAAATTAAATGATGATTTAGTATTGATTACTCAAGCTAATACTAATGAAGCCTCAATAATAAGAAAGGACGGTTCTGTTTTCCATAAATGGAATTTTTCACATAATACAGGAAATGATATACATTTAGAAGATAATGGAAAACTTCTTGCTCTTTTAAAAACAGATAATGACTTTATAAATTTTGGTGGATATGGTGGGCAAATTCAAATTATAAATCCAGACAGCAGTATTGAATGGAAATTTGAGTATTCTACAAACGAATATAACCTCCATCATGATATCGAAATGCTGCCAAATGGAAATATTATCGCTCTCTTATGGGAACGAAAAACACTAGAAATGGCTGTTGAAAATGGTTATAATGGCGATGATGATATTTTTATTGAATCAGTCATTGAAATAAACCCTATTACTGATGAGATTGTATGGAAATGGAGTTCTTGGAATCACATTATACAAGAACATGATAACACAAAGAAAAATTTTGGTGCTATCTCTAAAAATCCGCAACGAATTAATATAAATCACAACAACTTTTCTCACGGTGATATTATGCATGCCAATGCTATTGAGTATGATGCTAAAAATGATTTAATTTTTATTAGTGTTAATTTTTACAATGAAGTATGGGTTATTGATCACAGCACTTCGACAGAAGAAGCTGCTTCAAGTACGGGAGGTAACTATAATAAAGGAGGTGATTTAGTGTACAGGTTTGGTAACCCTTCTGCTTTTGAAAGCACTAACCAAAGACTTTTTCATAATAATCATCATTGTAACATTATTGAAGATGGACTGCCTGGTGCCGGAAACTTATTGATTTTCAATAATGGAAATAACGATAAACAATCTGTTGTTTACGAGTTAGAAATTCCTGCTACATTTGATTTTAAAACCAACCCAACAGTGGTATGGTCATATACAGATCCTTCGCTTCATTCTGCTAAAGTTTCTGGAGCTAAAAGAACAAAAAACGGAAATACTATTATAACAGAAGGCGACTTCGGGTATTGGGAAGTCACTAAAAACAAAGAGTTGGTTTGGCAATACGTTAAAGGAGGCTTTTATTGGAGAGGATACCCCTATGAATACGATAGCGATGCTATTAAAAACTTAACTAAATAA
- the pyrF gene encoding orotidine-5'-phosphate decarboxylase, whose translation MTTQQLVSEIQKKKSFLCIGLDVDLNKIPAYLLQEEDPIFAFNKAIIDATHELCVAYKPNTAFYEAYGIKGWKSLQKTIDYLNEKHPEIFTIADAKRGDIGNTSTMYAKAFFEDLAFDSVTVAPYMGKDSVEPFLAFKDKHTIMLALTSNEGAFDFQTKTVHDKELYKQVIETSKTWKNSQNLMYVVGATKAEYLAAIRKIIPNSFLLVPGVGAQGGSLEEVCKYGMTDTVGLLINSSRGIIYASNCNDFAEAATKKARELQRQMAKILDL comes from the coding sequence ATGACAACACAACAACTTGTATCTGAAATTCAAAAAAAGAAATCGTTTTTATGCATTGGTTTGGATGTTGATTTAAACAAAATTCCAGCATATTTATTGCAAGAAGAAGACCCTATTTTTGCCTTTAACAAAGCCATTATTGATGCTACGCATGAGCTTTGTGTCGCTTATAAACCCAATACTGCTTTTTATGAGGCTTACGGAATTAAAGGTTGGAAATCTCTTCAGAAAACAATTGATTACTTAAACGAAAAACATCCTGAAATTTTTACAATTGCCGATGCTAAACGTGGTGATATCGGCAATACCTCAACCATGTATGCCAAGGCTTTTTTTGAAGATTTAGCTTTTGACTCGGTAACGGTCGCTCCGTATATGGGAAAAGATTCTGTAGAACCTTTTTTAGCTTTTAAAGACAAACATACCATTATGTTGGCATTGACTTCTAACGAAGGTGCTTTTGATTTTCAAACGAAAACTGTTCATGACAAAGAGTTATACAAACAGGTTATTGAAACCTCTAAGACTTGGAAAAACTCTCAGAATTTAATGTATGTTGTAGGGGCTACTAAGGCTGAATATTTAGCAGCAATCAGAAAAATTATTCCTAATAGTTTTTTATTAGTTCCAGGAGTTGGTGCCCAAGGAGGGAGTTTAGAGGAGGTTTGCAAGTACGGAATGACCGATACTGTAGGCTTGCTAATCAACTCTTCTCGTGGAATTATTTATGCTTCTAACTGTAATGATTTTGCAGAAGCTGCGACTAAAAAAGCACGTGAGTTACAACGGCAAATGGCAAAAATACTCGATTTATAA
- a CDS encoding ABC transporter permease, whose protein sequence is MFQYIINKVFYGFLTLFGVVTVIFLLFNILPGDPARMMLDQREDTEQLQNIRKKYGFDKPVFTQYLYYLNDVSPVSFHSKNKNNYTFLSEGKYNAQPLFSIGNTEVVLKTPYLRQSFQKNGKNVSEVIQETLPNTAILAIVAITIALLLGIVLGVFSALLKDTFFDRVIAVVSTLGMSVPSFFSAILFAWLFGFVLHRYTHLEMTGSLYEVDDFGEGTYIQWKNLLLPAIVLGIRPLAVVIQLMRNSLLETLSQDYIRTAKAKGLTMYQVIRKHALKNSLNPVITAISGWFASMLAGAVFVEYIFNWNGLGKEIVNSLNTLDLPVIMGAVLVVATLFIIINIVVDVLYSWLDPRIRLS, encoded by the coding sequence ATGTTTCAGTATATCATTAACAAAGTTTTTTACGGATTTTTAACGCTGTTTGGGGTAGTTACGGTAATTTTTTTACTGTTTAATATTTTGCCTGGCGACCCAGCACGTATGATGTTAGACCAACGAGAAGATACCGAACAACTACAAAATATTCGAAAGAAATACGGATTCGATAAACCTGTATTTACACAGTACTTGTATTATTTGAACGATGTGTCTCCAGTATCTTTTCACAGTAAGAACAAAAACAATTATACCTTTTTGTCTGAAGGAAAATACAACGCACAACCCCTGTTTTCTATAGGAAATACAGAAGTGGTTCTCAAAACCCCTTATTTACGTCAATCCTTTCAAAAAAATGGAAAAAATGTTTCCGAAGTAATTCAAGAAACCTTGCCTAATACGGCTATTTTAGCGATAGTTGCTATAACCATAGCCTTGCTTTTAGGGATTGTATTAGGAGTTTTTTCTGCGTTGTTAAAAGATACCTTTTTCGATAGAGTCATAGCAGTCGTTAGTACTTTAGGTATGAGTGTTCCTTCGTTCTTTTCAGCCATATTGTTTGCTTGGTTGTTCGGATTTGTATTGCACAGATACACACATTTGGAAATGACGGGAAGTTTGTATGAAGTAGATGATTTTGGAGAAGGAACGTATATACAGTGGAAAAATTTGTTATTACCAGCAATAGTATTAGGAATTCGTCCGTTAGCTGTGGTAATTCAGTTAATGCGTAACTCATTGCTTGAAACGTTGAGTCAAGATTATATTCGAACAGCAAAGGCAAAGGGATTAACTATGTATCAGGTAATTCGAAAACATGCCTTAAAAAACTCGCTGAACCCAGTAATAACTGCAATTTCTGGATGGTTTGCTTCGATGTTGGCTGGAGCAGTTTTTGTAGAATATATTTTTAACTGGAACGGATTAGGAAAAGAAATAGTAAACTCACTAAATACGCTCGATTTACCCGTTATCATGGGAGCGGTTTTAGTAGTAGCGACCTTATTTATAATTATCAACATAGTGGTCGATGTTTTATATAGTTGGTTAGACCCAAGAATACGATTATCGTAG
- a CDS encoding TlpA family protein disulfide reductase → MRNLYLIIALVLLSGCAVFQPKQFTAASLNEELLTLERTSISFKEVLEQNKGKKTFVQIFASYCPYSQRSFEDVLLFQQKNPALEYVFLSVDHSYHDWKRGLESIPVKGQHYYIPKKGKGELGEFLKLKTIPRFLIIDEEGKISVYKSSKVSDKLHNKAQ, encoded by the coding sequence ATGAGAAATTTATATTTAATAATCGCTTTAGTTTTGTTGTCTGGTTGTGCTGTTTTTCAGCCCAAACAATTCACTGCTGCATCTTTGAATGAAGAATTGTTAACTTTAGAAAGAACCTCAATTTCATTTAAGGAAGTTTTAGAACAGAATAAAGGAAAGAAAACCTTTGTACAAATCTTTGCATCGTACTGCCCTTATAGCCAACGCAGTTTTGAAGATGTTTTGTTATTTCAGCAGAAGAATCCAGCACTTGAGTATGTTTTTTTATCGGTAGACCATTCATACCATGATTGGAAAAGAGGTTTGGAAAGTATTCCTGTAAAAGGACAACATTATTATATTCCAAAGAAAGGAAAAGGGGAACTAGGTGAGTTTTTAAAATTAAAAACGATTCCACGGTTTTTAATAATAGATGAAGAAGGAAAAATTAGCGTGTACAAATCATCAAAAGTGTCAGATAAACTCCACAACAAAGCACAGTAA